A window from Nitrospira sp. encodes these proteins:
- a CDS encoding DegT/DnrJ/EryC1/StrS family aminotransferase, with protein sequence MTPQRTIPPTAAPLPLGNLLRSVGSLWGGKQYRTGLLSELKAHYAVRAAFLVSSGKAALTVILKALAGASRRKRVIIPAYTCFSVPSAIVKAGLEVVLCDVDPNTLDFRFAELEGLLNENVLCVVSTHLFGRPADTGRVKQLCEGKGILVVEDAAQAMGGQVGDRLIGTIGDVGFFSLGRGKNMTCGTGGIILTSSAPIAQAIGAEYASLSEAPWLEVFRNWLELLVMRIFIHPALYWLPAGLPFLGLGETKFYTDFQMFRMDEVRAHLLNGWQGRLARANQGRSSRARWLIEGLDVARKGVKPIMGEGSLFLRLPVLVRSREAKEAVCRLSREQGAGLSPNYPATIQEIPELAGQLIDRRYPGAQEVVDRIVTLPTHQFVSEQDRLKIDRILAVQGEVSAPGSTGDGDPATQGAGHRHVPVRS encoded by the coding sequence ATGACGCCGCAGCGAACCATCCCGCCGACAGCCGCTCCGCTTCCTTTGGGGAATCTCCTGCGCTCCGTCGGTAGCCTCTGGGGCGGCAAGCAATATCGAACGGGTCTGCTCAGTGAGCTGAAGGCTCATTATGCCGTGCGCGCCGCCTTTTTGGTGTCGTCGGGGAAAGCGGCCCTGACGGTCATTCTCAAAGCGCTGGCGGGCGCGAGCAGACGGAAGCGGGTGATCATCCCCGCCTATACGTGCTTTTCTGTCCCGTCCGCGATCGTGAAAGCCGGGCTGGAGGTGGTGCTCTGCGACGTGGATCCGAACACGCTCGATTTCAGATTTGCCGAGCTTGAAGGATTGTTGAACGAAAACGTTCTCTGTGTCGTCTCAACCCATCTGTTTGGCCGTCCCGCGGATACAGGACGCGTGAAACAGTTGTGCGAGGGGAAGGGCATCCTCGTGGTTGAGGATGCCGCGCAGGCGATGGGAGGTCAGGTCGGCGACCGCCTCATTGGAACGATCGGGGATGTGGGGTTCTTTAGCCTGGGCCGCGGAAAGAATATGACGTGCGGCACAGGTGGAATTATTCTGACCAGCTCTGCTCCGATCGCGCAAGCGATCGGAGCGGAATACGCGAGCTTGTCGGAAGCCCCTTGGCTCGAAGTCTTTCGCAATTGGCTAGAGCTTCTGGTGATGCGCATCTTTATCCATCCGGCGTTGTACTGGCTTCCCGCGGGGCTCCCTTTCCTCGGGCTGGGTGAAACCAAGTTTTACACGGACTTTCAGATGTTTCGAATGGATGAGGTTCGGGCGCATCTGCTCAATGGCTGGCAAGGGAGATTAGCGCGCGCCAATCAGGGACGGTCGTCCCGCGCCCGGTGGCTCATTGAAGGGCTGGATGTCGCCCGGAAAGGCGTCAAGCCGATCATGGGAGAGGGCTCGCTCTTTCTCCGGTTGCCCGTGCTAGTGAGAAGTCGAGAAGCCAAAGAGGCGGTCTGTCGGCTAAGTCGCGAGCAGGGGGCAGGACTGAGCCCGAACTATCCGGCTACCATTCAGGAAATACCGGAATTGGCCGGGCAATTGATAGACCGGAGGTACCCCGGCGCGCAGGAGGTCGTGGATCGAATCGTCACTCTGCCCACGCATCAGTTTGTATCGGAGCAGGACCGTCTGAAGATCGACCGTATACTGGCCGTCCAGGGGGAGGTCTCTGCTCCAGGCAGTACTGGGGACGGAGATCCAGCTACTCAAGGCGCCGGGCATCGTCACGTCCCTGTGAGAAGCTAG
- a CDS encoding low molecular weight protein-tyrosine-phosphatase, translating to MGDTPSVGAHCWTFLRALRATGGYIIGKLNFVRHRYERWTEVRLPDSVQSVLFVCKGNICRSPLGEVCFRALAMQAGRSLTIRSAGLETTPGKPAHLKAQATALEHGLSLEKHTTTQVHAELLEKSDLIIVMEVAQKDRIHSLYPKTIGKVVLLGRFDSTGPLEIADPYSGTSEDFRSCYQQVKRCCQALAARLDMRTGDQKTRQLFPDTQVIK from the coding sequence ATGGGTGACACGCCAAGTGTGGGAGCGCATTGCTGGACCTTTCTGCGGGCGCTCCGTGCGACGGGGGGATATATCATCGGCAAGCTGAACTTCGTTCGCCATCGCTATGAGCGGTGGACGGAAGTCCGATTGCCGGACTCCGTTCAATCTGTGCTCTTTGTCTGCAAGGGCAATATCTGCCGGAGCCCCTTAGGGGAGGTGTGTTTTCGCGCGCTTGCCATGCAGGCGGGACGATCGCTCACAATCCGTTCGGCCGGACTTGAAACAACTCCCGGGAAGCCGGCCCATCTCAAAGCGCAGGCCACAGCGCTCGAGCACGGGCTGTCGCTTGAGAAGCATACGACGACCCAAGTGCACGCGGAATTGCTCGAGAAGTCAGACCTGATCATTGTCATGGAGGTAGCTCAAAAAGATCGGATTCATAGTCTGTACCCAAAAACGATCGGGAAGGTGGTGTTGTTGGGACGTTTTGATTCTACAGGTCCTCTTGAAATTGCAGATCCCTATAGCGGGACCAGTGAAGATTTCCGTTCCTGTTATCAGCAAGTAAAGCGATGCTGTCAGGCCCTGGCAGCCCGATTGGATATGAGAACGGGCGATCAGAAGACACGCCAGTTATTTCCAGATACCCAAGTAATTAAATGA
- a CDS encoding glycosyltransferase family 2 protein has translation MTLSNCMLSIFWLSVAFVFYAYMGYPLLLMAIGVLRNRPVRKSPHHPTVSLIITAYNEEKRIREKLENTLRQDYPRERLDIVVASDCSTDGTDDLVRSYGPSGIRLVRSSAKGGKEAAQKLAVESTTGEILVFSDTATMLEPQAISTMVRNFADPTVGCVSSVDRFIDVDGAVSGEGAYVRYEMFLRNLETRVNTLVGLSGSFFAARRSVCQNWAPDLQSDFNTLLNSVRLGLRGVADPESIGFYKNLADPKKEYNRKVRTIVRGISVFMKSLALLNPFRYHLFAWQLISHKLCRWLVPFAMIGALGANVMLASSSLFYQGTLLAQAGFYAVALAYLVTTRLPSVGVLRIPSFFVMVNVSILDAWVRYCRGERIVSWTPSKR, from the coding sequence ATGACACTTTCTAATTGCATGCTCTCGATATTCTGGCTGTCGGTCGCATTCGTATTCTATGCCTATATGGGGTATCCGTTGCTGCTGATGGCGATAGGCGTTCTGCGTAATCGTCCGGTAAGAAAATCCCCGCACCACCCGACGGTTTCCTTGATTATCACGGCCTATAATGAGGAGAAACGGATTCGGGAAAAGTTGGAGAATACGCTTCGGCAAGATTATCCCCGCGAGCGTCTCGATATTGTTGTGGCGTCCGACTGCTCCACAGACGGGACCGATGACCTGGTCCGCTCGTATGGGCCCTCCGGAATTCGATTAGTTCGGTCGAGCGCGAAGGGTGGGAAGGAGGCGGCGCAGAAACTCGCCGTCGAGTCGACGACCGGAGAGATTCTAGTATTTTCCGATACGGCCACGATGCTCGAACCCCAGGCCATCTCCACGATGGTGCGGAACTTCGCGGACCCGACGGTCGGCTGTGTCAGCAGCGTTGATCGGTTTATCGATGTGGATGGAGCGGTGAGCGGGGAGGGTGCCTACGTCCGCTACGAGATGTTTCTCCGGAATCTCGAAACGCGGGTCAATACCTTGGTCGGGCTGAGCGGGTCCTTCTTTGCCGCCCGTCGATCTGTGTGCCAGAACTGGGCGCCGGACCTCCAGAGCGACTTCAACACGTTGCTCAATAGTGTCAGGCTAGGGCTGCGCGGAGTGGCGGATCCGGAGAGCATCGGGTTCTACAAGAATCTGGCCGACCCAAAGAAGGAGTATAATCGCAAGGTTCGCACGATAGTCCGTGGGATTTCCGTGTTTATGAAGAGCTTGGCTCTCCTCAATCCGTTCCGGTATCACCTGTTCGCCTGGCAACTGATCAGCCATAAACTGTGTCGCTGGCTGGTCCCTTTTGCGATGATCGGGGCGTTGGGGGCCAACGTCATGCTCGCGTCATCATCGCTGTTTTATCAAGGAACGTTGCTGGCCCAAGCGGGGTTTTATGCCGTGGCGCTTGCCTATCTTGTCACCACACGCTTGCCGAGTGTCGGGGTGCTGCGGATCCCGTCATTTTTTGTGATGGTGAATGTCTCGATCCTCGACGCCTGGGTCCGCTATTGCCGCGGGGAACGTATCGTGTCGTGGACTCCTTCTAAGCGATAA
- a CDS encoding DUF5989 family protein has product MGDFIQELWAFMKERKKFWLLPIILVLVLLGSLIVLTQGSAVAPFIYTLF; this is encoded by the coding sequence ATGGGCGATTTTATTCAAGAGTTATGGGCGTTCATGAAAGAGCGGAAAAAATTCTGGCTCCTGCCGATTATTCTCGTGCTCGTTTTGCTCGGCAGTCTGATTGTCTTGACCCAGGGGTCGGCCGTCGCGCCCTTTATCTATACGCTGTTCTAA
- a CDS encoding ATP-grasp domain-containing protein, producing MGSKPCVLVTDGQERAALAVTRSLGQAGIPVVVGAETLKSLAGASKYCHQAWQYPSPLEDPSRFVSSVIDAVGRLGVTAIMPVTDATTQVLAARREQFPAAVLNAIPQLESYELVSDKYRLMKVAQELGVPIPTTVYVPDGDLASVLDQVTSFPVVVKPGRSLLMTDHGWGKTSVHFVSSVDELIDLYRRIPYLKNPSLIQQRVEGEGQGIFGLFDHGRPCALFAHRRIREKPPAGGVSVLRESIELPKPMTDYAVKLLEQVKWHGVAMVEFKVDQTSKIPRLMEINGRFWGSLQLAIDAGLNIPYLLYQVASGQSVAIPDNSYRIGTQSRWFLGDLDHLLMRLTKTNATLHLGPHAPSRWRCAAEFAKLFQRNLHYEVESLSDPRPALVEYRAWISQLAGGAR from the coding sequence ATGGGGTCGAAGCCTTGCGTGCTAGTGACGGATGGTCAGGAGCGTGCCGCCCTCGCTGTCACCCGAAGCTTGGGGCAAGCAGGCATTCCGGTGGTGGTTGGAGCCGAAACGCTGAAGTCCTTAGCTGGAGCTTCGAAGTACTGTCATCAGGCCTGGCAGTATCCGTCGCCGCTGGAAGATCCTTCCCGGTTTGTGTCCAGTGTGATCGATGCGGTCGGCCGGTTGGGCGTGACCGCTATTATGCCGGTGACGGATGCTACGACTCAGGTGCTCGCAGCCAGGCGAGAGCAATTTCCTGCTGCTGTCTTGAATGCCATCCCGCAGTTGGAAAGTTATGAACTGGTATCCGACAAATACCGGTTGATGAAAGTCGCCCAGGAGCTGGGCGTGCCGATTCCCACTACGGTCTATGTCCCGGACGGAGATCTCGCGTCCGTGCTCGACCAGGTGACATCATTCCCTGTCGTGGTGAAGCCGGGACGATCGCTTCTGATGACCGACCATGGATGGGGCAAGACCAGCGTCCATTTTGTGTCATCTGTGGATGAGTTGATTGATCTGTATCGGAGGATCCCTTATTTGAAAAATCCCTCGCTCATTCAGCAGCGGGTTGAGGGGGAGGGCCAGGGAATATTCGGGCTGTTCGATCATGGAAGACCCTGCGCACTCTTTGCGCATCGGCGAATCAGAGAAAAGCCGCCGGCCGGAGGAGTGAGCGTGTTGAGAGAGAGCATCGAGCTTCCCAAGCCCATGACCGACTACGCGGTCAAGTTATTGGAACAGGTGAAATGGCATGGCGTGGCGATGGTCGAGTTCAAGGTCGATCAAACCTCCAAGATTCCGAGACTGATGGAGATCAACGGGCGGTTCTGGGGGTCTTTGCAGTTGGCGATCGATGCGGGTCTTAACATTCCCTATCTCCTCTATCAGGTTGCGAGTGGGCAGTCTGTGGCGATTCCGGACAACTCCTATCGCATCGGTACCCAGTCCCGATGGTTCCTGGGAGATCTGGACCATCTGCTCATGCGTCTGACCAAAACGAACGCCACGCTTCATCTCGGCCCGCACGCGCCGTCACGGTGGCGTTGCGCGGCGGAATTCGCGAAGCTGTTTCAGCGGAATCTGCATTATGAAGTGGAATCGCTGAGCGATCCTCGCCCGGCATTGGTGGAGTATCGTGCCTGGATTAGCCAGTTAGCGGGAGGAGCTCGATGA
- a CDS encoding polysaccharide deacetylase family protein — protein sequence MIARLKAVTWRVLGGLYSVSGLSQFRHQGRVIVLTYHRVVSHEVVERQHIQPGMYMLEESFAAHIAYLRERFTILSLDELLDLWRTNQFKRDRSYCVITFDDGWRDNYQFAFPILRRYAVPATIFLATDFIGTPRWFWPDRMMLVLAQAGSQRSGPTTRDEVSAVLADTVGVRQSADDGGFMFVKSGLPIDAGAIIELCKDRAVDDIEALIDRLGRVLGMDRPSERVLLDWTEVREMAAQGVSFGSHSCSHRILTNIPLSEVSRELTESRNAMLQQGVTPSSAFCYPNGNFNPDIQKLVRESGYRAAVGCEIGLEGDRPGDPYALKRVSLHEDSSSSAPLLALALSGIR from the coding sequence GTGATCGCTCGACTCAAGGCCGTAACCTGGAGGGTATTAGGCGGACTCTATTCTGTTTCCGGGCTTTCACAGTTCCGACATCAGGGGCGCGTGATCGTGCTGACCTATCACCGGGTTGTGTCTCACGAGGTAGTGGAACGTCAGCACATTCAGCCCGGCATGTACATGCTGGAGGAGTCCTTCGCCGCTCACATCGCCTATCTTCGGGAGCGATTTACGATTCTCTCCTTGGATGAGCTGCTGGACCTGTGGCGGACAAATCAGTTCAAGCGCGACCGGTCTTACTGCGTCATTACTTTTGATGATGGATGGCGGGATAATTATCAGTTCGCCTTTCCTATCCTGAGAAGGTATGCGGTCCCGGCGACGATCTTTCTTGCGACAGATTTTATCGGAACACCTCGATGGTTTTGGCCGGATCGGATGATGTTGGTTTTGGCGCAGGCCGGATCCCAGAGGAGCGGCCCGACGACCCGTGATGAGGTCTCAGCGGTCTTGGCCGATACGGTCGGAGTCCGTCAGTCCGCTGACGATGGGGGCTTCATGTTCGTAAAGTCAGGTCTGCCGATTGACGCCGGTGCGATCATAGAACTCTGTAAAGACAGAGCGGTCGATGACATTGAAGCTCTCATAGACCGTCTCGGTCGTGTCCTTGGTATGGACCGTCCTTCGGAGCGGGTCCTGCTTGATTGGACCGAGGTGCGCGAGATGGCCGCTCAGGGTGTGTCATTCGGATCGCATTCCTGCTCGCACAGGATTCTGACGAACATTCCGTTGTCGGAAGTCAGCCGCGAGTTGACCGAGTCACGAAATGCGATGCTTCAACAAGGGGTCACGCCGTCTTCGGCATTCTGTTATCCCAATGGAAATTTTAATCCGGATATTCAAAAGCTGGTCAGAGAGAGCGGGTATCGCGCCGCGGTGGGTTGTGAGATAGGGCTGGAGGGTGATCGCCCAGGCGATCCGTACGCGCTGAAAAGGGTCAGCCTGCATGAGGACAGCAGTTCATCAGCTCCGCTGCTCGCATTGGCGCTATCCGGTATTCGATAG
- a CDS encoding FemAB family PEP-CTERM system-associated protein, producing the protein MNIGLLQDAYDEALWDQYVLNHPRASGYHLLAWRGVIRKVFGHPAPYLMVKDEEGKVRGVLPLVFTKSPMFGRFLTSMAFFNYGGVLADDADAACALLKAAAVTAEEVGAAHIELRQEESLATEWPVRSKKVSMRLALPPDYETLLKAFPSKLRSQVRRAQKEGMEVRVGGTELLEDYYRVFARCMRDLGTPVYEKGFFEAILETFPKEARLCVVSLNGAPLASGFLYGFRNRLEIPWAASDKRFSRLSPNMLLYGAVLEFACREGFKEFDFGRSSVDSGTYRFKAQWGAQPHQLYWYYWLSEGRAIPELNPDNPKYKAAIAAWKCLPVPVANLVGPHLVKYLP; encoded by the coding sequence GTGAACATCGGACTCCTTCAGGATGCTTATGACGAAGCCTTGTGGGACCAGTACGTACTGAATCACCCGCGGGCATCGGGCTATCATCTGCTCGCTTGGCGAGGCGTCATTCGGAAAGTATTCGGCCATCCCGCGCCCTACCTGATGGTCAAGGATGAAGAGGGGAAAGTCCGCGGCGTGCTTCCCCTTGTCTTCACAAAGAGTCCGATGTTCGGGCGATTCCTCACGTCCATGGCATTTTTCAACTATGGGGGAGTCTTGGCCGATGATGCGGATGCGGCTTGCGCGCTGCTGAAAGCCGCGGCGGTGACGGCTGAGGAGGTTGGCGCGGCTCATATCGAATTGAGGCAGGAGGAGTCTCTGGCAACGGAGTGGCCCGTCCGATCGAAAAAAGTGTCGATGCGCCTCGCGCTCCCTCCGGACTACGAGACCTTGCTCAAGGCCTTTCCCTCAAAGTTGCGCAGCCAGGTTCGACGGGCACAGAAGGAGGGAATGGAGGTCAGGGTCGGTGGCACGGAGTTGCTGGAGGACTATTATCGAGTCTTTGCTCGATGTATGCGGGACCTTGGTACGCCGGTCTATGAGAAAGGGTTCTTTGAAGCGATCCTCGAGACCTTTCCCAAAGAAGCGCGACTGTGCGTGGTCTCTCTCAATGGAGCTCCGCTTGCTTCAGGGTTCCTGTATGGTTTTCGGAATCGGCTGGAAATCCCCTGGGCTGCGTCAGATAAGCGATTTAGCCGACTGTCTCCCAACATGCTTTTGTATGGAGCGGTCTTGGAGTTTGCCTGTCGCGAGGGATTCAAGGAGTTTGATTTTGGCCGATCCTCAGTCGATAGCGGAACCTATCGGTTCAAAGCGCAATGGGGCGCGCAGCCGCATCAGTTGTACTGGTATTACTGGCTTTCCGAGGGGCGCGCGATTCCGGAATTGAATCCGGATAACCCCAAGTACAAGGCTGCCATTGCAGCGTGGAAATGCCTTCCGGTGCCTGTGGCAAATCTGGTCGGCCCACACCTGGTGAAGTATCTGCCATGA
- a CDS encoding SxtJ family membrane protein, which produces MENVEVTNKTLRQFGLMVGGVFLVIGLWPFLWRQEAIREWAVVLGALLSVAGLAVPAILKRLYQGWMWVGHVMGWINTRIILGVLFYGIVTPMGLVMKLAGRDPMCRGFDPDAPTYRVIRTPRPAAHMKNMF; this is translated from the coding sequence ATGGAAAATGTTGAGGTAACGAACAAAACGCTCCGCCAGTTCGGTCTCATGGTCGGCGGGGTCTTCCTGGTGATCGGGCTGTGGCCGTTTCTCTGGCGGCAGGAAGCCATACGGGAGTGGGCCGTGGTGCTCGGTGCGCTCTTGTCTGTGGCTGGACTCGCCGTGCCGGCAATCTTGAAGCGCCTGTATCAAGGGTGGATGTGGGTCGGGCATGTGATGGGATGGATCAATACCCGCATTATTTTAGGCGTCCTATTTTACGGGATTGTGACGCCGATGGGCCTGGTGATGAAGCTGGCGGGCCGCGATCCCATGTGTCGAGGATTTGACCCCGATGCGCCGACATACCGGGTGATTCGCACCCCTAGACCGGCGGCTCATATGAAGAACATGTTTTGA
- a CDS encoding glycosyltransferase, which yields MKILVLAPDIPATSKMPGSPRLFNLCRELSRQHELYLLTYCSSGERHQSFLNDPTAAKVFSTVEVLPDPPAMTWWGQQWHRLHLAASFETRFRFPEYYQAIRSKAREICIRNRCDLIYVDLLPMGQYVDPGLDVPAIIDLHDSMTLMARRMLKTTRGGRRRLAIYSHLMRIQQIEGSLGRKFGLVVTNSSVDEQVIREVSPASNAMTITNGVDMEYFAPDHSSVDADKIVFTGVMGYGPNEDAALFFAREIFPLVLERRPKAEFWIVGSDPTDRVRDLGRIPGVHVTGRVDDVRPYLGQAGIFVCPLRYGSGVKNKILAAMAMQKPIVATSLSIDGLDLADNREVLLADEPRDFAEKVVGLLSDPTTVSRIAGNGLARVQQQYSWAAMGQALEKALQTVMESRKACGRQAV from the coding sequence ATGAAAATACTAGTATTGGCTCCAGATATTCCCGCGACGTCAAAGATGCCCGGGTCTCCGCGTCTGTTCAATCTCTGCCGGGAACTCTCCCGGCAGCATGAGCTGTATCTACTCACCTATTGTTCCTCCGGCGAGCGGCATCAGTCCTTCCTGAACGATCCAACCGCAGCCAAAGTCTTTTCGACGGTTGAGGTATTGCCTGACCCGCCGGCCATGACCTGGTGGGGGCAGCAGTGGCATCGACTGCATTTGGCCGCCAGCTTTGAAACGCGTTTCCGGTTTCCGGAGTATTACCAGGCCATTCGCAGCAAGGCTCGCGAGATATGCATCCGGAATCGCTGCGATCTGATCTATGTCGACTTGCTCCCCATGGGGCAGTACGTTGACCCGGGACTCGACGTTCCCGCAATTATCGACCTGCATGATTCGATGACGCTGATGGCGAGGAGGATGCTTAAAACGACCCGAGGGGGGCGGCGGCGTCTCGCGATCTACAGCCACTTGATGCGAATACAACAGATCGAGGGGTCGCTTGGGCGGAAGTTCGGTCTTGTCGTCACGAATTCTTCTGTGGATGAGCAAGTAATCCGCGAAGTCTCGCCGGCAAGCAATGCGATGACTATTACGAACGGCGTCGATATGGAATATTTCGCTCCGGACCATTCGAGTGTCGACGCTGACAAGATTGTGTTTACCGGCGTCATGGGGTATGGCCCCAATGAAGATGCGGCTCTATTTTTTGCGCGAGAGATTTTCCCTCTGGTCCTTGAACGACGGCCCAAGGCGGAATTCTGGATCGTCGGCAGTGATCCGACGGACCGGGTCAGGGATCTGGGACGAATTCCCGGCGTACATGTGACAGGAAGAGTGGATGATGTGCGGCCCTATCTCGGTCAGGCTGGGATCTTCGTGTGCCCGTTGAGATATGGGTCCGGAGTCAAGAACAAGATTCTTGCGGCAATGGCGATGCAGAAGCCGATCGTCGCGACATCGCTGAGCATAGACGGATTGGATCTCGCCGACAATCGCGAGGTGCTGCTCGCCGATGAACCGCGGGATTTTGCAGAGAAGGTTGTGGGATTGCTTTCGGATCCAACAACTGTCAGCCGGATCGCGGGCAATGGATTGGCCCGTGTGCAACAGCAGTATTCGTGGGCTGCGATGGGCCAGGCGCTCGAGAAAGCCCTTCAGACTGTCATGGAGTCTCGCAAGGCCTGTGGACGGCAGGCAGTCTAG